A genomic window from Ilyobacter polytropus DSM 2926 includes:
- a CDS encoding ATP-binding protein yields MQREYFQEIFNNVLSAMILINNKGEITYINREFSRLFGYSPDESIGKPLSDLISPQGNEKEITENIERVKKGEQVLKEVVRQGKNGELIELVVIGSPIIIKDKHVASSIVFSDMTERKENQIKLEKANKELKEATSKLIHTERISALGELTSSIAHELNQPLNNMKIVCQDILRDVAKDRLEVETIPESIEDMEEQINKMARIIDHMRIFTRRLDSNMNMEKININDPIKNMFLLIGEQLKTKNIDTVKNLNEELPRVWGSSIGLEQIFTNILINARHALEEKECKNKKIEIESFINGENEVSVSIKNNGGLIPLDIKERIFEPFFTTKEPGKGTGLGLSISKKIIEEHSGRIEIEDEGQWTKFIITLPALTGNEVK; encoded by the coding sequence ATGCAAAGAGAGTATTTTCAGGAAATTTTTAATAATGTTTTATCTGCAATGATATTAATCAACAACAAAGGTGAGATTACCTATATTAACAGGGAGTTCAGCAGACTTTTTGGATATAGTCCCGACGAGTCTATAGGAAAACCATTGTCAGACTTAATTTCTCCACAGGGGAATGAAAAAGAGATAACAGAAAATATTGAGAGAGTCAAAAAGGGTGAACAGGTTTTAAAAGAGGTGGTTCGTCAGGGTAAAAATGGTGAGCTCATTGAGCTGGTAGTAATAGGGTCACCTATAATCATTAAAGATAAGCATGTGGCATCTAGCATTGTATTTAGTGATATGACCGAACGCAAAGAAAATCAGATAAAGCTTGAAAAAGCAAACAAAGAATTAAAGGAAGCCACCTCTAAATTAATTCATACGGAGAGAATAAGTGCTCTAGGGGAACTTACTTCAAGTATAGCTCACGAACTCAATCAGCCTTTGAATAATATGAAAATTGTCTGCCAGGATATATTGAGAGATGTGGCAAAGGACAGGCTAGAGGTAGAGACGATTCCTGAGAGTATAGAGGACATGGAAGAGCAGATCAATAAAATGGCGAGAATAATAGATCATATGAGAATTTTTACAAGACGTCTCGACAGCAATATGAATATGGAAAAAATTAATATAAATGACCCTATAAAAAATATGTTTCTTCTTATTGGTGAGCAGCTAAAGACAAAAAATATAGATACAGTAAAAAATCTCAATGAAGAACTGCCTAGAGTGTGGGGAAGCTCCATCGGTTTAGAGCAGATATTTACAAATATTCTCATAAATGCACGACATGCCTTAGAAGAGAAAGAATGTAAAAATAAAAAAATAGAGATTGAGAGTTTTATAAATGGAGAAAATGAGGTCTCAGTATCTATAAAAAATAACGGCGGACTGATCCCTTTAGATATAAAAGAGAGAATATTTGAGCCCTTTTTTACCACAAAAGAACCGGGCAAAGGAACAGGTCTGGGTTTAAGTATTTCAAAGAAAATAATCGAAGAACACAGCGGAAGAATCGAAATAGAAGATGAAGGGCAATGGACAAAATTTATCATAACATTGCCTGCCTTAACTGGAAACGAGGTGAAATAA
- a CDS encoding response regulator encodes MNIKVLLVEDDKMARKRLKRVIEKEGYEVIAAQDGLEGLELFKSERPDVVITDVKMPKIDGIEVMHRIKEMSKTTEVILITGHGDIDMAIVALRDGALDYIKKPIDIDQLIVSLGRAKEKIQDRKKITIRNSILILEDDEKTREKLGKIYIKEGYKVFTAPDGERGLKIFSENKIDILLTDLRMPIMNGLQFISEVKKISSDCEFIVLSGFGDEADAVEAMRNGAINFISKPIDLEQLLLSTQKAIDKLELQRSYYYKTRELELTKQIMKRISSERGYDIEFSENSEQDQSGLVLNLIDIMNISYVLFDEKLDVGFANQYFQKQNDFLPEKIDKEFFEKLGIREIDMERFREDIDFMFKNKRSKMIKLDSEDSTKIIIIKIVLIVEGEREERGLVFIGGRN; translated from the coding sequence GTGAATATAAAAGTATTGTTGGTGGAAGATGACAAAATGGCAAGAAAAAGACTAAAAAGAGTAATAGAAAAAGAGGGCTATGAGGTTATAGCGGCTCAAGACGGCCTAGAAGGGCTAGAACTCTTTAAAAGTGAGAGACCAGATGTAGTTATCACAGATGTGAAAATGCCTAAAATTGATGGCATTGAAGTTATGCACAGAATAAAGGAGATGTCTAAAACTACCGAAGTAATACTTATCACTGGCCATGGAGATATCGATATGGCTATAGTAGCTCTGAGAGACGGGGCACTTGATTATATAAAAAAACCAATTGATATAGACCAGCTTATTGTAAGCTTGGGACGAGCCAAAGAAAAAATACAGGATAGAAAGAAAATAACCATAAGAAATAGCATCCTCATCCTAGAAGATGATGAAAAAACAAGAGAGAAATTGGGGAAGATATATATAAAAGAGGGTTACAAGGTATTTACCGCTCCTGACGGAGAAAGAGGGCTTAAAATTTTCTCTGAAAATAAGATAGATATACTTTTGACAGACTTAAGAATGCCTATAATGAACGGTCTGCAATTCATTTCAGAGGTGAAAAAGATAAGCAGTGATTGTGAATTCATTGTACTCTCAGGATTTGGAGATGAGGCTGATGCTGTTGAAGCTATGAGGAATGGTGCCATTAATTTTATATCCAAACCAATCGACCTAGAACAGTTACTACTGTCTACTCAAAAGGCAATAGACAAACTAGAGCTGCAAAGATCTTATTATTATAAAACCAGAGAATTAGAGCTTACCAAGCAGATAATGAAAAGAATTTCAAGTGAGCGAGGTTATGACATTGAATTTTCTGAAAACAGCGAGCAAGATCAAAGTGGTCTTGTACTGAATCTTATAGATATTATGAACATTTCTTATGTACTGTTTGATGAAAAACTTGATGTTGGATTTGCAAACCAATATTTTCAAAAACAGAATGATTTTTTACCAGAAAAAATAGATAAAGAGTTTTTTGAGAAGTTGGGAATTAGAGAGATAGATATGGAAAGGTTTAGAGAAGACATAGATTTTATGTTTAAAAATAAAAGATCAAAGATGATCAAACTGGATTCTGAAGATTCTACTAAAATAATAATAATCAAAATAGTATTAATAGTAGAAGGGGAAAGAGAAGAAAGAGGTCTCGTGTTTATAGGGGGAAGAAATTAA
- a CDS encoding response regulator, giving the protein MSRTILIVDDDPTICSELQKELKRNFFPTFIAGNSKDALEILSKNKIDIILLDIFMPDIDGLDMLKKVKSKWPSVEVIIITGYSSQDKAIKALRRGAIDYLEKPINYEELNTSIGRAMEKITENADLTYRHTILLVDDDKNATKRLSRILTKEGYEVFTANNGKEGLEIINNNKIDILIADIEMPVMGGIELLERVKKFQKDIEVIMMTGFGDESLAIDALRKGAINYLRKPIDLDEVLIAIEQAVERIILYRNQLYRDRELKINSQIVSKINEELERRIEKRTLEINQVQSQLFQTSKLATLGEMAAGLAHELNQPLAGMSLCTTNMKKLKQRDLLSDTEIDETIENIEGLIKRMSKVIVHIRTFARQDLQKFKPTNVNESAENALNLMEEQLRLNDIELIRNFDLNIPQIIGEPYQIEQIVINALSNAKDALAQKEISDHNKLHVWRKKIEMKTSLVNQWACIDIIDNGIGMSKAVKEKIFEPFYTTKEVGKATGLGLSISYGIIESHKGRIDVSSEEGKGTTLSIKLPISTEGEDNEE; this is encoded by the coding sequence ATGTCTAGAACAATACTTATCGTTGATGACGATCCTACTATATGCAGTGAACTTCAGAAAGAGCTGAAGAGAAACTTTTTTCCTACGTTTATAGCTGGAAATTCAAAGGACGCACTAGAAATACTGAGTAAAAATAAAATCGATATTATACTTTTAGATATATTTATGCCAGATATTGATGGACTTGATATGCTAAAGAAAGTAAAATCAAAATGGCCCTCTGTGGAAGTAATAATAATCACAGGATACAGTTCCCAGGATAAAGCTATAAAGGCTCTCAGAAGAGGCGCCATAGATTATCTGGAAAAGCCCATAAATTATGAGGAACTCAATACCTCTATAGGCCGGGCAATGGAAAAAATAACTGAAAATGCCGACCTTACCTACAGGCACACAATCCTGCTAGTAGATGATGATAAAAATGCCACCAAAAGATTGTCTAGAATATTAACCAAAGAGGGATATGAAGTCTTTACAGCAAACAACGGGAAAGAGGGCCTAGAGATAATAAATAATAACAAAATAGATATTCTGATAGCAGATATAGAGATGCCAGTTATGGGTGGTATAGAGCTACTAGAAAGGGTCAAAAAGTTCCAGAAGGATATCGAGGTCATTATGATGACCGGTTTTGGAGATGAAAGTCTAGCTATAGACGCCCTTAGAAAGGGAGCGATAAATTATCTGCGTAAACCCATCGACCTAGACGAAGTGCTAATAGCAATAGAACAGGCAGTTGAACGAATAATTCTCTACAGGAATCAACTCTATCGTGACAGGGAACTCAAGATAAACTCCCAGATAGTTTCAAAGATAAACGAAGAATTAGAAAGAAGAATAGAGAAAAGAACTTTAGAGATAAATCAAGTTCAAAGTCAGCTTTTTCAAACTTCAAAACTGGCTACTCTAGGAGAGATGGCAGCAGGATTGGCCCATGAGCTGAACCAACCTTTGGCAGGGATGTCTCTATGCACTACCAATATGAAAAAATTAAAGCAAAGGGATCTTTTGAGTGATACTGAAATAGATGAAACAATTGAGAATATAGAGGGGCTCATAAAAAGGATGTCCAAGGTTATAGTTCATATCAGAACCTTTGCCAGACAGGATCTCCAGAAGTTTAAGCCAACTAATGTAAATGAAAGTGCTGAAAATGCGCTGAACCTCATGGAAGAACAGCTAAGATTGAATGATATTGAACTTATACGGAATTTTGACCTTAACATCCCACAAATAATTGGAGAACCTTATCAGATAGAACAGATCGTAATAAATGCCCTGTCTAATGCTAAGGATGCTTTGGCTCAAAAAGAGATTTCTGATCACAATAAACTTCATGTATGGAGAAAAAAAATAGAAATGAAAACTTCATTGGTGAATCAATGGGCGTGTATTGATATAATTGATAATGGTATAGGGATGTCTAAGGCAGTAAAAGAGAAGATATTCGAACCTTTTTATACTACCAAAGAAGTGGGTAAAGCAACTGGGCTAGGTCTTTCCATAAGTTATGGGATAATAGAAAGTCATAAGGGACGAATAGATGTTTCCAGTGAGGAAGGAAAGGGAACAACTCTGTCCATTAAGTTGCCTATAAGTACGGAAGGGGAAGATAATGAAGAATAA